The Cytobacillus sp. NJ13 sequence TGAATACTAATATGATTTAATAATAACAACAGTCGTTTTTGGTGTTTCAAGGGAAAATAATACAAATTAATTTATTCATTATAAGGGAGAGATATTGTATGAAAGAAAAGGAGAATTCTTCAGAAGATAAACATAAAGAGGATATAAAATTCTCAATTATCATACCTGCCCATAATGAAGAAAAGTACATTGGAAAATGCATGGAATCTATTTCAAAGGCATCAAAATTATTTGAAAATCAGGTTGAAGTCATCGTTGTGTTAAATCGATGTACAGACAGAACAGAAGAAATTGCAAAATCATACAAATGTATAACCATAAAGAATAACGATAAAAATCTTTCTAAGATTAGGAACGCAGGTGTTGATATAGCGAAAGGTGAAATCATCGTTACAATTGATGCAGATACCCAGATGAACGATCATGTGTTGTCTAATATAGAGGAATACTTAACAACTGGAAAGTACATCGGGGGTGGAGTTACAGGGAAATTTGAAAGAATGTCTTTAGGAATATTTGTTTCAACCTTATTACTTATAGGCCCACTACTTCTTAAATATGGAGCAATATCTGTGGGAATCTTCTGGTGCTACAAAAAGGATTTTAAGTCGATTAAGGGATTTAATGAAGATATGTTTATGGCAGAGGATGCTGATTTTGCTAAGCGATTAAAAGATTGGGGAAAGAAGAATCGAAAAAAATACGGTACGATAAAAAATGGGATGATTACTTCATGCAGAAAGTTTGATAAACTTGGAGACTGGGCTTTACTTAAACGTCCGAAGATTATTTTAGCTTATCTCAAAGGAACTGATCAGAAATATGCGAATGAAGCATATTATGAAAATCAAGATAGATAACAATAACAGTACCATTACAATGTTCAGGAGTAAAACTAAAGTTAAGTATCAAGAAGAAATGAAAATCGAAAGTACACAGATTGTGAAATAATGTACTTAAACAAACGGGTGCAATACTTTAAGTCCAGCTGCCAACTCAGGCGGCTTTTCTTATTGTACTAAAGGGGCAGTTTAGCTCAATAAGAAAAATATTTATGTCGTGGTTAATTGACTTCTTCAGATTTGTTACAATTACTTACTGAGAAGTTATTAAACATATTAAGATAAACAGTAGAATGAGGTAATGCAATGACATATTTTATGTACATATTTTGCTTAATAGTATGGGGGCTAAATTTTATTGCGGTGAAAATTCAAGGAACTCCAGTCAGTTTGGAATTGTCATTATTATATCGTTTAGTTATGACAGCTTTTTTATTTTTAGTTCTTGTGTGGTTCCTTAAACCAAAAGGGAGACCAGGAACAAAAGATTTCCCGTTTATAATAGTTTTTGGTGTATGTAACTTTGCATTAAGTTATCTGTGCCTTTATTACGCCACAATTTTGAGCTCTGCTGCAATTGTAACTTTAATCTTTTCGTTAAAAGTGATATTGACTCCGATTGCTCTTCGTGTCTTTTTAAAAGAGAAATTACATTCTCGTGTATTAATTGGGGGAATTCTAGGGGTATTTGGCGTATGTGTCCTAATCTATCCGAACTTAAATGATTTTCAAGGACTTACTGATTTAAAAGGAATTCTGATTGCCTTGTTAGGTACTATTCTTACAGCAGCAGGTGACGCCAGCTCGGCAAGAAATGCAAGTCAAAAGGTTAATCCTATCTATGCAAATGCAATTGGATTTATAGTGGGCAGTATATTGATGGGAGTAATTGTATTATTTCAAGGACAAGAATTTATACTTCCAACATCGGTTTCATACTTATCAGCGCTGTTATATTTAACCCTAGTTGCATCATTTGCAGCATGGTTATTTTATTTGAAGCTTGTAGAAAAAATTGGAGGAGCTCAAAGTGGCTACATGGTTGCACTTTTCCCTGCAATTGGAGGAATAGCTTCCGTTTTGATTGGTGAGTCAGATCCATCAATATTTTTGTTTGCTGGTTGCCTTTCTAGCTGTATTGGTGCTGCAATTGCTTTAGGATTTGGAATGAGAAATGAGAATGTGAAGCTTGCTGCATAGGATTAATGTAAGAAGGAATTTACTTATGAAAATAAAATAGCACTTATTAATGAATGGGTTCTATGGTTATTGTGACAAGAATCCATAAGAATATCTATATTTAACTTAATAAACTTTTTGAGCCAACCAGCTAATATAAGCTATAGTAATCTTCAAC is a genomic window containing:
- a CDS encoding glycosyltransferase — protein: MKEKENSSEDKHKEDIKFSIIIPAHNEEKYIGKCMESISKASKLFENQVEVIVVLNRCTDRTEEIAKSYKCITIKNNDKNLSKIRNAGVDIAKGEIIVTIDADTQMNDHVLSNIEEYLTTGKYIGGGVTGKFERMSLGIFVSTLLLIGPLLLKYGAISVGIFWCYKKDFKSIKGFNEDMFMAEDADFAKRLKDWGKKNRKKYGTIKNGMITSCRKFDKLGDWALLKRPKIILAYLKGTDQKYANEAYYENQDR
- a CDS encoding DMT family transporter; translated protein: MTYFMYIFCLIVWGLNFIAVKIQGTPVSLELSLLYRLVMTAFLFLVLVWFLKPKGRPGTKDFPFIIVFGVCNFALSYLCLYYATILSSAAIVTLIFSLKVILTPIALRVFLKEKLHSRVLIGGILGVFGVCVLIYPNLNDFQGLTDLKGILIALLGTILTAAGDASSARNASQKVNPIYANAIGFIVGSILMGVIVLFQGQEFILPTSVSYLSALLYLTLVASFAAWLFYLKLVEKIGGAQSGYMVALFPAIGGIASVLIGESDPSIFLFAGCLSSCIGAAIALGFGMRNENVKLAA